One region of Lathamus discolor isolate bLatDis1 chromosome 2, bLatDis1.hap1, whole genome shotgun sequence genomic DNA includes:
- the NKIRAS1 gene encoding NF-kappa-B inhibitor-interacting Ras-like protein 1 isoform X2 has translation MEDVYLASVETDRGVKEQLRLYDTRGLQEGVEVPKHYFSVADGFVLVYAVTSLEAFQRVELLKKEIDVFRDKKEVTVIVLGNKTDLVDQRCLLQLKTHDSFSSKWEQTIRKIQVGRDLKDHLVPTSVPQARTPSTRPAAKGPGALTPTFFSHWAPKDTYSPPDRPGHSESQLPSLLRAQQSGELLGCYYFHIWEM, from the exons ATGGAAGATGTGTATTTGGCATCGGTGGAAACGGACCGAGGCGTGAAGGAACAGTTAAGGCTTTATGACACCAGGGGTCTGCAGGAGGGTGTAGAAGTGCCAAAGCACTATTTCTCTGTCGCTGATGGCTTCGTTCTCGTATATGCTGTGACCAGCCTCGAAGCTTTCCAAAGAGTGGAACTGCTCAAAAAGGAGATTGACGTCTTTAGAGACAAAAAGGAG gTAACAGTTATTGTCCTGGGAAACAAAACTGACCTCGTGGACCAAAG GTGTCTTCTGCAGCTTAAAACACACGACTCCTTCTCTTCCAAGTGGGAACAGACCATCAGGAAAAtacaggttggaagggaccttaaagatcatctagttccaacctctgTGCCacaggcacggacaccttccactagaccag CAGCCAAGGGGCCTGGGGCTTTAACACCAACATTTTTCTCCCACTGGGCTCCCAAGGACACATACAGTCCCCCAGACAGGCCGGGACACTCGGAATCACAGCTCCCATCTCTTCTAAGAGCTCAGCAATCGGGGGAGTTGCTTGGATGCTATTATTTTCATATCTGGGAGATGTGA